The following is a genomic window from Flavobacteriales bacterium.
TGCAATATTTCCTGCTTCAGTAACCATTTGGTAAACGTAAAGACCAGTGGCCAATCCGTTCAATTCTACTGTTTGACCATCAACGGTCAACAGCGTTGATTGCAACAATTTACCGCTCATATCCATAATGTTCAGTTGGTAAAGATCACCACCTGTTCTTACACGGATATTTCCGTTAGTTGGGTTTGGATACAATACATTCTGACCAGAAGCAACGATTTCTTCAACTCCGGTACAGCACTCAGAATTATCAGAAACAAACGTAGCCGAAAGTGGAGCACCAGTGACATCTGTCAAGAACTCAACCACATAGTAGCCCAATTCTTCGCTCAAATATCGCATGCGGTAAGTTGTAGTGTTGCTTGGAAGACCAACAAATCCTTGAACAAGCGCAGGAGGCAAAGCCCATCCACCAGAAGCTGTCCAGCCCCAAAGTGTATCAATGGCTGTTTCAACCACATTCATTCGCAATACGTTGTGCAAATCATCCAATGGGTTTGTAAGTGTTCCTTCTCCATCCATCACCGATTGCATGTAGATGGTTCGTTTGATACGAACTGAATCTGGAGCAGGATTCCAAACCAAACCTATTTGTGCAGGAAGCAAACCAGTTGCAAGCACTTTTTGATCAAAAACAGCTGTATCCGTGAAAGCCGTTCCCAACATGGAAGGGAACGTGAAGATGGTCCAAGGATTGGTTGCTGGAATTCCAAGCACCAATGGAACAGGGCTGCCAAGTTGCGGCCCAAGGTCACCTCCAAGTCCGATCACGTCAACAGAACCAGAGTTTACTTCTACGAAACCGTATGCACCAGATTGATCTACAGCCATGTCAGCAGTTGGAAAATCGCTACCACCAGTTACAGTAGTTGGGTCATAGAAGCCTACTTGAAACAGCGAATCTGTCTGAAGCATAGAGAAATCGAAGGTTTGTCCAGCACCAGTTGTTCCCAAACTGATTGAAAGATTTGATACATCTAGGTCGGTACCAAAGGTGAATGATTCTCCTGCTTGTGGGAAATCTACTTCATCAATAATAACCTGAGCATTTGCTGATGCAACTGTTCCCAGAATAAAAAGGGGTAATAGTTTTTTCATGATTTAAGTTAAATGTTTAGCCAAATGTACGCATTGCGCCAAGTTATATTTGTACAGTGAGCGTCACTCAAGCACCAGAGCATATTCAAACCCTTTTAAAGGTCATTCCCGATAACCCGGGAGTGTATCAATATTTCAACGAAGAGGCGAAATTGATCTATGTCGGCAAGGCCAAAAGTCTGAAGAAACGCGTGTCTTCCTACTTCACCAAAGACCGCTACGACAGCCGCAAAACAGCCATTCTTGTTCGGCAGATACGCGATATCAAGTTCATTGTCGTGGCTTCCGAATTGGACGCACTGCTGTTGGAGAACAACCTCATCAAGGAATATCAGCCGAAGTACAACGTCTTACTTAAGGACGATAAAACCTTCCCGTGGATCTGCATCAAGAAGGAACCCTATCCGCGCATTTTTCCTACACGGAGAGTGATAAAAGACGGTTCGCAGTACTTCGGACCCTATGCGAATGTGAAAATGATGCACACACTTTTGGAGTTGGTGCGACAGCTTTATCCTTTGCGCACCTGCAACCTCAACCTCACACAGGAAAACATCAAGGCCGATAAATTCAAAGTTTGTTTGGAATACCACATCGGCAATTGCAAAGGTCCCTGCATCGGCAAGCAGAAGGAAGAAGATTACGAACTCGCCATTCAGAACATCCGCAAGATCATCAAAGGGAACATCCGTGAAGTGCGCGAACATTTAGGCGACCTGATGACCGAATTTTCCGCCAAGTTGGAGTTTGAAGAGGCCCAATTGGTGAAGGAAAAACTGGAGATTCTCGAGAAATTCACGAGCAAGTCGGCTGTCGTGAGTCCTGTGATATCGGATGCCGATGTCTATTCCATCGTATCCGATGTGAAATCGGCCTACGTCAATTACATGAAAGTGATTGAGGGCGCGATTGTACAGGCGCACACCATCGAACTGAAAAAGAAACTCGAAGAAACGGATGCCGAACTGCTGGAAATGGCCATCATCGAACTTTCGCAACGTTTCCAATCGGATGCCAAGGAATACATCGTTCCCTTTGAGATGGAACTCGAGATTCCAGGCGTGAAGATCACTGTTCCGCAGCGTGGCGACCGAAGCACTTTGCTCAAACTATCTGAGCGCAATGCCCTTACTTACAAGCGCGACAAGGACAAACAGACGGAAATCCTCGACCCCGAGCGCAACGTGACGCGCATCATGGAGCAGATGCAGAAGGACCTGCGCATGAAGGAGCAACCGCGCCACATCGAGTGTTTCGACAACTCCAACATCCAGGGCGATCATGCCGTGGCGGCCATGGTCTGTTTCCGCAACGGCAAACCCTACAAGAGCGACTACCGCCATTTCAATATCAAAACGGTGGTTGGTCCAGACGATTTCGCTTCGATGGAGGAAGTAGTACTCAGACGCTACAAACGCATGTTGGAGGAAGGCATTCCGCTGCCACAACTCATCGTTATTGATGGTGGCAAGGGCCAGTTGAGCAGCGCGGTGAAAAGCCTCGATGCGCTCGGACTGCGCGGCAAGGTCACCATCATCGGCATTGCCAAAAAGCTGGAAGAGATCTATTTCCCGGGCGATTCGGTGCCGCTTTACATCGACAAACGTTCTGAAACGCTCAAAATCATACAGAATGCGCGCAACGAGGCGCACCGTTTC
Proteins encoded in this region:
- a CDS encoding T9SS type A sorting domain-containing protein encodes the protein MKKLLPLFILGTVASANAQVIIDEVDFPQAGESFTFGTDLDVSNLSISLGTTGAGQTFDFSMLQTDSLFQVGFYDPTTVTGGSDFPTADMAVDQSGAYGFVEVNSGSVDVIGLGGDLGPQLGSPVPLVLGIPATNPWTIFTFPSMLGTAFTDTAVFDQKVLATGLLPAQIGLVWNPAPDSVRIKRTIYMQSVMDGEGTLTNPLDDLHNVLRMNVVETAIDTLWGWTASGGWALPPALVQGFVGLPSNTTTYRMRYLSEELGYYVVEFLTDVTGAPLSATFVSDNSECCTGVEEIVASGQNVLYPNPTNGNIRVRTGGDLYQLNIMDMSGKLLQSTLLTVDGQTVELNGLATGLYVYQMVTEAGNIAHTGRVSVIK
- the uvrC gene encoding excinuclease ABC subunit UvrC yields the protein MQTLLKVIPDNPGVYQYFNEEAKLIYVGKAKSLKKRVSSYFTKDRYDSRKTAILVRQIRDIKFIVVASELDALLLENNLIKEYQPKYNVLLKDDKTFPWICIKKEPYPRIFPTRRVIKDGSQYFGPYANVKMMHTLLELVRQLYPLRTCNLNLTQENIKADKFKVCLEYHIGNCKGPCIGKQKEEDYELAIQNIRKIIKGNIREVREHLGDLMTEFSAKLEFEEAQLVKEKLEILEKFTSKSAVVSPVISDADVYSIVSDVKSAYVNYMKVIEGAIVQAHTIELKKKLEETDAELLEMAIIELSQRFQSDAKEYIVPFEMELEIPGVKITVPQRGDRSTLLKLSERNALTYKRDKDKQTEILDPERNVTRIMEQMQKDLRMKEQPRHIECFDNSNIQGDHAVAAMVCFRNGKPYKSDYRHFNIKTVVGPDDFASMEEVVLRRYKRMLEEGIPLPQLIVIDGGKGQLSSAVKSLDALGLRGKVTIIGIAKKLEEIYFPGDSVPLYIDKRSETLKIIQNARNEAHRFGITHHRNKRSKATVKSELTDIKGISDKSSQQLLWKFRSVKKVKEATEEELAEAIGKAKAKVVFEHFHGA